In Vitis vinifera cultivar Pinot Noir 40024 chromosome 17, ASM3070453v1, one genomic interval encodes:
- the LOC100242295 gene encoding protein Dr1 homolog — protein sequence MEPMDIVGKSKEDASLPKATMTKIIKEMLPPDVRVARDAQDLLIECCVEFINLISSESNDVCSREEKRTIAPEHVLKALEVLGFGEYIEEVYAAYEQHKLETMDTIKGGKWSNGAEMTEEEALAEQQRMFAEARARMNGGASIQKQSELDPSLES from the exons ATGGAACCTATGGATATAGTCGGGAAGTCCAAAGAGGATGCTTCTCTGCCAAaag CTACTATGACAAAAATTATCAAGGAGATGTTGCCCCCAGATGTACGTGTTGCAAGAGATGCTCAAGACCTTCTGATTGAATGTTGTGTAG AGTTTATTAATCTCATCTCCTCAGAGTCCAATGACGTCTGTAgcagagaagaaaaaagaaccATTGCACCTGAGCATGTTCTCAAGGCTTTAGAG GTTCTTGGATTTGGGGAGTACATTGAGGAGGTGTATGCTGCATATGAACAACACAAGCTTGAAACTATG GACACCATAAAAGGTGGGAAGTGGAGCAATGGAGCGGAAATGACCGAGGAAGAAGCATTGGCAGAGCAGCAGAGGATGTTTGCTGAGGCACGCGCAAGAATGAATGGTGGGGCCTCTATCCAAAAACAATCAGAACTTGACCCAAGTTTGGAGAGCTAA
- the LOC100254291 gene encoding uncharacterized protein LOC100254291 — MQSNEPATSMEVENVLSEPNPTSGTFPSKPKFEPLKAHEMSEGRVQFRKVSVPPHRYTPLKKAWMEIYTPIYEQMKIDIRMNLKARKVELKTRADTPDISNLQKCTDFVHAFMLGFGVVDAIALLRLDELYVESFEIKDVKTLRGEHLSRAIGRLSGKGGKTKFAIENATRTRIVIADTKIHILGSFSNIKIARDSLCSLILGSPAGKVYSKLRAVTARLAERF, encoded by the coding sequence ATGCAATCCAACGAACCAGCCACTTCCATGGAGGTTGAAAATGTTTTATCGGAACCAAATCCCACATCTGGGACTTTTCCATCAAAGCCAAAGTTTGAGCCTCTAAAGGCTCATGAGATGTCTGAAGGCCGAGTTCAGTTTCGGAAGGTCTCCGTTCCACCCCATCGATATACTCCTCTGAAGAAAGCATGGATGGAAATCTATACTCCAATATATGAGCAGATGAAAATAGACATTCGAATGAATCTCAAAGCTCGCAAAGTTGAATTGAAAACCAGGGCAGACACTCCTGACATTAGCAACTTGCAGAAGTGCACTGATTTTGTCCATGCTTTTATGCTAGGGTTTGGTGTGGTAGATGCCATTGCCCTCTTGCGTCTGGATGAGCTTTACGTAGAATCTTTTGAGATCAAAGATGTTAAAACTCTTCGAGGTGAGCACCTGTCTCGTGCCATAGGAAGACTGTCTGGTAAAGGAGGCAAAACAAAGTTTGCAATTGAGAATGCTACAAGGACGAGGATTGTAATTGCGGACACCAAGATTCACATATTAGGATCTTTTTCCAACATTAAAATTGCAAGAGATTCTCTTTGTAGCCTCATTTTAGGGTCCCCTGCTGGAAAGGTATATTCAAAACTCAGAGCAGTTACTGCTAGACTTGCTGAGAGGTTTTGA
- the LOC100264587 gene encoding protein MIZU-KUSSEI 1 yields MKTIMARSNSQDFSSKRHFHWTRKVSNEDDETPTFKSSSNTSEDDKKENEKGVVQEPSVAAPAAAPAQAPAQTPTPKKKLQAVAVSRLRSVLTIFGRNRSQLPHGLGPRVVGTLFGNRRGHVHFAFQKDPTSQPAFLIELATPISGLVREMASGLVRIALECDKEEEKKSVRLLEEPLWRTYCNGKKCGFATKRECGPKEWNVLKAVEPISMGAGVLPGEGPETGSDGELMYMRAKFERVIGSRDSEAFYMMNPDSNGAPELSIYLLRV; encoded by the coding sequence ATGAAGACAATCATGGCTAGGAGCAACTCTCAAGATTTCTCCTCCAAGAGACACTTCCACTGGACTAGGAAGGTTAGCAACGAAGATGACGAAACTCCAACCTTCAAATCCTCCTCAAACACTAGTGAGGATGACAAAAAGGAGAACGAAAAGGGCGTGGTGCAAGAGCCATCAGTGGCAGCTCCAGCTGCAGCTCCAGCTCAAGCTCCAGCACAAACACCTACACCAAAGAAGAAACTGCAGGCCGTTGCAGTTTCCAGGCTTCGATCGGTTCTCACCATTTTCGGCAGGAACCGATCACAATTACCACATGGTCTCGGCCCCAGAGTGGTCGGTACTCTTTTCGGGAACCGACGTGGGCACGTACATTTTGCCTTCCAAAAGGATCCCACTTCCCAACCAGCCTTCTTGATTGAACTGGCCACCCCAATAAGTGGATTAGTCCGAGAAATGGCATCTGGGTTAGTTCGAATTGCATTGGAGTGTgacaaagaagaagagaagaagtcAGTTAGACTGCTGGAAGAGCCTCTGTGGAGGACCTACTGTAATGGGAAGAAGTGTGGATTCGCAACAAAGCGCGAGTGTGGACCCAAAGAGTGGAATGTTTTGAAAGCagtagaaccaatttcaatgggtGCAGGGGTTTTGCCTGGGGAAGGACCTGAAACTGGGTCGGATGGTGAACTCATGTACATGAGGGCCAAGTTCGAGCGAGTTATTGGGTCTAGAGATTCAGAGGCTTTCTACATGATGAACCCTGACAGCAATGGAGCTCCTGAACTTAGCATCTACCTGCTTAGAGTCTAA
- the LOC100259414 gene encoding kinesin-like protein KIN-8A isoform X2: MPVSTRSQIFEQNESNPDHRTRPGNRQDETRIGLPSRNPHHGLKEKMKALTLLYEQQKQASMALKNPSSKPQDQRFSTHPSVELLNSIKAEENKPKLGNVMKENTLPNSTITRTFVLPLPPVDDAKENVIAGVDRIVGFSCPRRAPVSNNVARKLSMVASEPRGIGGTKNVQELEAISERPGIGSRILVFVRLRPMAKKEKEAGSRCCVRIVNRRDLYLTEFATENDYLRLKRLRGRHFAFDASFPDSATQQEVYSTTTAELVEAVLQGRNGSVFCYGATGAGKTYTMLGTVENPGVMVLAIKDLFTKIRQRSCDGNHVVHLSYLEVYNETVRDLLAPGRPLVLREDKQGIVAAGLTQYRAYSTDEVMALLQQGNLNRTTEPTRVNETSSRSHAILQVVVEYKIKDASMNIINRVGKLSLIDLAGSERALATDQRTLRSLEGANINRSLLALSSCINALVEGKKHIPYRNSKLTQLLKDSLGGACNTVMIANISPSNLSFGETQNTLHWADRAKEIRNKACDTNEEIQQLPESEADQAKLLLELQKENRELRVQLARQQQKVLTLQAQSLAANCSPTPSSVTSLLSPPSSIQPNEKRKPRSSFLAGNCFTPESKRKGAEETVRELQRTVKALEAEMERMKKDHVFQLKQKDDFIRDLSRKSGKPSEGVVVGQGVKRVVTRASLRPKEPTGGELKSPSHRFLSPAPTAKKRSFWDITTANSPSVATLNGRKTRSHVISEPAAAPSMLLQPGFHSSKANALKR, encoded by the exons ATGCCAGTGTCAACAAGGTCTCAGATCTTCGAGCAAAATGAATCCAATCCGGACCATAGAACCCGACCCGGGAACCGCCAAGATGAGACCCGCATTGGTCTTCCATCAAGAAACCCACACCACGGCCTCAAGGAGAAGATGAAAGCTCTAACACTCTTGTATGAGCAGCAGAAGCAAGCTTCAATGGCGCTCAAGAACCCCTCCTCCAAGCCTCAAGACCAGCGCTTTTCCACTCATCCCAGCGTCGAGCTTCTCAATTCCATAAAAGCcgaagaaaacaaaccaaaactaGGCAATGTGATGAAAGAAAACACTTTGCCCAATTCCACAATTACAAGAACTTTCGTCTTGCCACTCCCTCCAGTTGATGACGCCAAGGAAAATGTGATCGCGGGTGTCGATCGCATTGTGGGGTTTTCGTGTCCAAGAAGGGCTCCGGTCTCCAACAATGTGGCTCGGAAGCTGTCGATGGTGGCTTCGGAGCCTAGAGGGATTGGAGGGACAAAGAATGTGCAAGAATTGGAGGCTATTTCGGAGAGACCCGGAATTGGGAGTAGAATTCTTGTTTTTGTGAGGCTTAGGCCTATGGCCAAGAAGGAGAAAGAGGCTGGATCGCGGTGTTGTGTGAGAATCGTAAACCGGCGTGATCTTTATCTTACCGAGTTTGCCACTGAGAATGATTATTTGAGGCTGAAGAGGCTTCGGGGAAGACATTTCGCATTCGACGCTTCCTTCCCGGATTCAGCAACGCAGCAAGAGGTTTATTCCACTAC AACTGCAGAGCTAGTGGAAGCAGTATTGCAAGGGAGGAATGGGTCAGTGTTCTGTTATGGTGCCACAGGAGCTGGAAAAACATACACAATGCTGGGTACAGTAGAGAATCCAGGAGTGATGGTTTTGGCAATAAAAGATCTCTTCACCAAGATCAGGCAGAGGAGCTGTGATGGGAATCATGTGGTTCACCTCTCCTATCTTGAGGTCTATAATGAAACTGTCAGGGATTTGCTTGCCCCTGGAAGGCCTCTTGTCCTGAGAGAAGATAAACAG GGGATTGTAGCAGCAGGTCTTACTCAATACAGAGCTTATTCTACAGATgag GTGATGGCATTGCTTCAACAAGGAAACCTAAACAGAACTACTGAACCAACCCGTGTCAATGAAACTTCTTCACGGTCCCATGCTATTCTGCAG GTTGTGGTTGAATACAAAATTAAAGATGCTTCTATGAATATCATTAATCGGGTGGGGAAGCTGTCACTGATTGATCTTGCTGGGTCTGAAAGAGCTCTTGCAACTGACCAGAGGACGCTTAGATCACTTGAGGGTGCCAACATAAATAGGTCGCTCCTTGCACTGAGCAGCTGCATCAATGCCCTTGTGGAAGGGAAGAAGCACATACCCTACAGGAATTCAAAGCTCACCCAACTCCTCAAGGACTCTTTAGGAGGAGCTTGCAACACTGTGATGATTGCCAATATTAGCCCAAGCAACCTCTCATTTGGAGAAACTCAAAACACCCTTCACTGGGCTGATCGAGCCAAGGAGATCCGGAACAAG GCATGTGACACCAATGAAGAAATACAGCAATTACCTGAATCTGAAGCTGATCAGGCCAAGCTATTACTTGAATTGCAGAAAGAGAACAGAGAATTGCGAGTACAGCTTGCACGTCAGCAACAGAAAGTTCTAACCCTTCAAGCACAGTCCTTGGCTGCAAACTGCTCTCCAACCCCATCTTCAGTTACATCTCTGTTGTCTCCTCCATCTTCTATTCAACCAAATGAAAAACGGAAACCCAGATCCTCCTTCTTAGCTGGAAACTGTTTCACACCAGAATCGAAGAGAAAAGGAGCAGAGGAGACAGTTAGAGAGCTTCAGCGGACTGTGAAGGCATTAGAAGCAGAAATGGAGAGAATGAAAAAGGATCATGTGTTTCAGCTAAAGCAGAAGGATGATTTTATACGCGACCTTTCAAGGAAAAGTGGAAAACCATCAGAGGGAGTTGTAGTAGGCCAAGGGGTGAAGAGGGTTGTTACAAGAGCGAGCTTGCGCCCAAAGGAACCAACTGGTGGTGAGTTGAAGAGCCCAAGTCATCGGTTTCTGTCTCCAGCACCAACAGCTAAGAAACGAAGTTTCTGGGACATAACTACAGCTAACAGCCCTTCAGTGGCCACTTtaaatggaagaaaaacaaGAAGCCATGTCATTTCTGAGCCTGCTGCAGCTCCCTCAATGCTTCTTCAG CCGGGTTTTCACTCATCAAAAGCCAACGCTTTGAAGCGGTAA
- the LOC100259414 gene encoding kinesin-like protein KIN-8A isoform X1, translated as MPVSTRSQIFEQNESNPDHRTRPGNRQDETRIGLPSRNPHHGLKEKMKALTLLYEQQKQASMALKNPSSKPQDQRFSTHPSVELLNSIKAEENKPKLGNVMKENTLPNSTITRTFVLPLPPVDDAKENVIAGVDRIVGFSCPRRAPVSNNVARKLSMVASEPRGIGGTKNVQELEAISERPGIGSRILVFVRLRPMAKKEKEAGSRCCVRIVNRRDLYLTEFATENDYLRLKRLRGRHFAFDASFPDSATQQEVYSTTTAELVEAVLQGRNGSVFCYGATGAGKTYTMLGTVENPGVMVLAIKDLFTKIRQRSCDGNHVVHLSYLEVYNETVRDLLAPGRPLVLREDKQGIVAAGLTQYRAYSTDEVMALLQQGNLNRTTEPTRVNETSSRSHAILQVVVEYKIKDASMNIINRVGKLSLIDLAGSERALATDQRTLRSLEGANINRSLLALSSCINALVEGKKHIPYRNSKLTQLLKDSLGGACNTVMIANISPSNLSFGETQNTLHWADRAKEIRNKACDTNEEIQQLPESEADQAKLLLELQKENRELRVQLARQQQKVLTLQAQSLAANCSPTPSSVTSLLSPPSSIQPNEKRKPRSSFLAGNCFTPESKRKGAEETVRELQRTVKALEAEMERMKKDHVFQLKQKDDFIRDLSRKSGKPSEGVVVGQGVKRVVTRASLRPKEPTGGELKSPSHRFLSPAPTAKKRSFWDITTANSPSVATLNGRKTRSHVISEPAAAPSMLLQLAYPCFWFVFMFGPHMINCINQPGFHSSKANALKR; from the exons ATGCCAGTGTCAACAAGGTCTCAGATCTTCGAGCAAAATGAATCCAATCCGGACCATAGAACCCGACCCGGGAACCGCCAAGATGAGACCCGCATTGGTCTTCCATCAAGAAACCCACACCACGGCCTCAAGGAGAAGATGAAAGCTCTAACACTCTTGTATGAGCAGCAGAAGCAAGCTTCAATGGCGCTCAAGAACCCCTCCTCCAAGCCTCAAGACCAGCGCTTTTCCACTCATCCCAGCGTCGAGCTTCTCAATTCCATAAAAGCcgaagaaaacaaaccaaaactaGGCAATGTGATGAAAGAAAACACTTTGCCCAATTCCACAATTACAAGAACTTTCGTCTTGCCACTCCCTCCAGTTGATGACGCCAAGGAAAATGTGATCGCGGGTGTCGATCGCATTGTGGGGTTTTCGTGTCCAAGAAGGGCTCCGGTCTCCAACAATGTGGCTCGGAAGCTGTCGATGGTGGCTTCGGAGCCTAGAGGGATTGGAGGGACAAAGAATGTGCAAGAATTGGAGGCTATTTCGGAGAGACCCGGAATTGGGAGTAGAATTCTTGTTTTTGTGAGGCTTAGGCCTATGGCCAAGAAGGAGAAAGAGGCTGGATCGCGGTGTTGTGTGAGAATCGTAAACCGGCGTGATCTTTATCTTACCGAGTTTGCCACTGAGAATGATTATTTGAGGCTGAAGAGGCTTCGGGGAAGACATTTCGCATTCGACGCTTCCTTCCCGGATTCAGCAACGCAGCAAGAGGTTTATTCCACTAC AACTGCAGAGCTAGTGGAAGCAGTATTGCAAGGGAGGAATGGGTCAGTGTTCTGTTATGGTGCCACAGGAGCTGGAAAAACATACACAATGCTGGGTACAGTAGAGAATCCAGGAGTGATGGTTTTGGCAATAAAAGATCTCTTCACCAAGATCAGGCAGAGGAGCTGTGATGGGAATCATGTGGTTCACCTCTCCTATCTTGAGGTCTATAATGAAACTGTCAGGGATTTGCTTGCCCCTGGAAGGCCTCTTGTCCTGAGAGAAGATAAACAG GGGATTGTAGCAGCAGGTCTTACTCAATACAGAGCTTATTCTACAGATgag GTGATGGCATTGCTTCAACAAGGAAACCTAAACAGAACTACTGAACCAACCCGTGTCAATGAAACTTCTTCACGGTCCCATGCTATTCTGCAG GTTGTGGTTGAATACAAAATTAAAGATGCTTCTATGAATATCATTAATCGGGTGGGGAAGCTGTCACTGATTGATCTTGCTGGGTCTGAAAGAGCTCTTGCAACTGACCAGAGGACGCTTAGATCACTTGAGGGTGCCAACATAAATAGGTCGCTCCTTGCACTGAGCAGCTGCATCAATGCCCTTGTGGAAGGGAAGAAGCACATACCCTACAGGAATTCAAAGCTCACCCAACTCCTCAAGGACTCTTTAGGAGGAGCTTGCAACACTGTGATGATTGCCAATATTAGCCCAAGCAACCTCTCATTTGGAGAAACTCAAAACACCCTTCACTGGGCTGATCGAGCCAAGGAGATCCGGAACAAG GCATGTGACACCAATGAAGAAATACAGCAATTACCTGAATCTGAAGCTGATCAGGCCAAGCTATTACTTGAATTGCAGAAAGAGAACAGAGAATTGCGAGTACAGCTTGCACGTCAGCAACAGAAAGTTCTAACCCTTCAAGCACAGTCCTTGGCTGCAAACTGCTCTCCAACCCCATCTTCAGTTACATCTCTGTTGTCTCCTCCATCTTCTATTCAACCAAATGAAAAACGGAAACCCAGATCCTCCTTCTTAGCTGGAAACTGTTTCACACCAGAATCGAAGAGAAAAGGAGCAGAGGAGACAGTTAGAGAGCTTCAGCGGACTGTGAAGGCATTAGAAGCAGAAATGGAGAGAATGAAAAAGGATCATGTGTTTCAGCTAAAGCAGAAGGATGATTTTATACGCGACCTTTCAAGGAAAAGTGGAAAACCATCAGAGGGAGTTGTAGTAGGCCAAGGGGTGAAGAGGGTTGTTACAAGAGCGAGCTTGCGCCCAAAGGAACCAACTGGTGGTGAGTTGAAGAGCCCAAGTCATCGGTTTCTGTCTCCAGCACCAACAGCTAAGAAACGAAGTTTCTGGGACATAACTACAGCTAACAGCCCTTCAGTGGCCACTTtaaatggaagaaaaacaaGAAGCCATGTCATTTCTGAGCCTGCTGCAGCTCCCTCAATGCTTCTTCAG CTTGCATATCCATGTTTCTGGTTTGTGTTCATGTTCGGACCACACATGATCAATTGTATCAACCAGCCGGGTTTTCACTCATCAAAAGCCAACGCTTTGAAGCGGTAA